From a single Dysidea avara chromosome 14, odDysAvar1.4, whole genome shotgun sequence genomic region:
- the LOC136244839 gene encoding uncharacterized protein — protein MATHGSVSPFDPEKEECYYLVANGVEDDAKKVAILMSNSVPTVYGTIRMQRFKFYNRAHVKGETITAYVAVLRTLSEYCDFGDSLSTMLRDRFVYGINHEGIQRRLLAEKDVTYKKVHELAVILEAAAKTSAPPPFSKEFHRCHKTGHIAKVCKSKPEENSHHSGKKSHHYLEEIPDLPDTEDSSYGLFTLKSETHDPILIQLELNNVPVRMELDTGASLTLINEASYDLIAQNGQAALEQPVVNLRTYTGEAVKMLGSTTVEVKYGENKKCYT, from the exons ATGGCTACTCATGGTTCTGTTTCACCTTTTGACCCAGAGAAAGAAGAGTGCTATTATCTAGTGGCAAATGGCGTTGAGGATGACGCCAAGAAGGTCGCGATATTGATGTCTAACAGTGTACCTACAGTGTATGGGACTATTCGAA TGCAGAGATTCAAGTTCTACAATCGCGCCCATGTGAAGGGAGAGACCATCACTGCGTACGTAGCTGTGCTACGCACGTTATCTGAGTACTGCGACTTTGGAGATTCCTTATCTACTATGCTACGAGATCGCTTTGTTTATGGCATAAATCACGAAGGAATTCAACGCCGACTCCTGGCTGAAAAGGATGTCACGTACAAGAAGGTCCACGAACTAGCAGTAATTTTGGAAGCTGCAGCAAAGACATCAGCACCACCGCCATTCAGcaagg AATTCCACCGATGTCACAAGACTGGACACATTGCAAAGGTGTGTAAGTCCAAACCAGAAGAAAATTCTCACCACAGTGGCAAGAAATCTCACCACTACTTGGAGGAAATCCCAGACCTCCCAGACACAGAGGACTCTTCATATGGATTGTTCACTCTAAAAAGTGAAACCCATGACCCAATACTGAtacagcttgagctaaacaatgtTCCTGTCAGGATGGAACTAGATACTGGAGCATCACTGACTTTGATCAATGAGGCTTCCTATGATCTCATTGCACAGAATGGGCAAGCTGCCCTTGAGCAACCTGTAGTCAATTTGAGAACCTACACTGGTGAAGCTGTGAAGATGTTGGGGAGCACCACTGTAGAAGTGAAGTATGGTGAGAATAAAAAATGCTACACCTGA